From one Staphylococcus kloosii genomic stretch:
- the ftsL gene encoding cell division protein FtsL translates to MAVEKIYEPYNGSAQQIPESQPSTQPGSRSVKRKVVVQLTKFEKMLYIGLITIIALISIYMLSLKMDAYDTRGKIADLDTKIEKQASENSSIESEIKKNSSYERIYDKAKDQGMSLKNDNVKVVRNNGEAKN, encoded by the coding sequence GTGGCTGTAGAGAAGATATACGAACCATATAATGGTTCGGCACAACAAATACCAGAATCACAACCGTCGACCCAACCTGGTTCGAGGTCGGTAAAAAGAAAAGTAGTTGTACAATTAACTAAGTTTGAAAAAATGTTATACATAGGACTTATAACAATAATTGCTTTGATAAGTATATATATGCTATCTTTGAAAATGGATGCGTATGATACTCGAGGAAAAATTGCAGATTTAGATACAAAAATTGAAAAACAAGCAAGTGAAAATAGCTCGATAGAATCTGAAATTAAAAAGAACTCATCTTACGAACGCATTTACGACAAGGCTAAAGATCAAGGTATGAGCCTTAAGAACGATAATGTAAAGGTAGTGCGTAATAATGGCGAAGCGAAAAATTAA